Proteins encoded within one genomic window of Panicum virgatum strain AP13 chromosome 1N, P.virgatum_v5, whole genome shotgun sequence:
- the LOC120656521 gene encoding uncharacterized protein LOC120656521 isoform X1: MIQISIHPKLLTPIHPLHSGVVPSPPSKTESECSVLLTIATFSLLPGSLGFLRYPKGKNVVMLELGSLTAALPRSRLSSSGPQVHLFSYFSLSLEEKLSPGLLPCSTSSFPGGDDWASGGPTLCRRRAHPPGAFALVFQVPLGLGTCDRRFMTFMSCCAVSFNSIALRLLVEDMIQRQGTCACKMFTLGSHRKRVRHPVVFAKKRRRPKKWESPWWKPFFSDWNDDEENLAGLKEDDESFEEIGSDQELSENEKFETWRRKAEAIVELREAQQDAMNAEERSWEDWISGGSTSGGGDWGGDVSVLDQITDDPAEILRDKSAIEVFGDSIDEDYDDMLLEDRVFMYASTNSAKFLALLIVVPWVIDFLVHDYVMMPFLERYVQKVPLAAELLDVRRSQKLQMVKDLNIEKARYRFEVEIGKSPPLSDEEVWSELREKALELRDEWRLENRNAFANIWSDMVYGIVLFLLICFNPSKVAMLKFTGYKLLNNISDSGKAFLIILVSDILLGYHSEPGWHTMVEVILEHYGLEADQAAVTFFVCLVPVAFDVLIKFWVYKYLPRLSPSVGNILDEITRH; this comes from the exons ATGATCCAAATATCCATTCATCCCAAACTTCTCACTCCTATCCATCCACTCCACTCCGGCGTCGTCCCTTCGCCGCCGTCCAAAACAGAGAGCGAGTGCTCTGTGCTCCTCACCATCGCcaccttctctctcctccccggCTCCCTCGGATTTCTTCGCTACCCAAAAGGCAAGAATGTTGTcatgctcgagctcggctcattGACAGCCGCCCTCCCCCGCTCAAGGCTCAGCAGCTCAGGGCCTCAGGTTCATCTCTTCTCTTACTTTTCCCTTTCTCTCGAAGAGAAACTCTCTCCCGGTCTCCTCCCTTGCTCGACAtcttccttccctggcggcgacgactgggcgagcggcggcccaaccctttgccggcgacgagcgcatcCTCCAG GTGCATTTGCCCTTGTGTTCCAAGTACCACTGGGGCTAGGAACATGTGATCGCCGTTTCATGACCTTCATGAGCTGTTGTGCGGTCAGCTTTAACAGCATTGCACTCCGGCTTCTTGTCGAGGATATGATCCAGCGCCAGGGTACCTGTGCATGTAAGATGTTCACCCTTGGTTCCCACAGGAAGAGGGTGAGGCACCCGGTGGTCTTCGCGAAGAAGAGGCGGCGGCCCAAGAAGTGGGAAAGTCCATGGTGGAAGCCATTTTTCTCAGATTGGAATGATGATGAGGAGAATTTGGCTGGCTTGAAGGAGGATGACGAATCGTTTGAGGAGATTGGCAGTGACCAAGAGCTGTCGGAGAATGAGAAGTTTGAGACATGGAGGAGGAAAGCTGAGGCTATTGTTGAGCTGCGGGAAGCCCAGCAGGATGCTATGAATGCTGAGGAACGGTCGTGGGAGGATTGGATCAGTGGGGGCAGCACGTCAGGGGGAGGAGACTGGGGCGGGGATGTGAGCGTGTTGGACCAGATAACTGATGATCCTGCAGAGATACTGAGGGATAAGAGCGCCATTGAAGTTTTCGGAGATTCCATTGATGAAGATTATGATGACATGTTGCTTGAAGATCGAGTTTTTATGTATGCCTCAACAAATTCG GCCAAATTTCTGGCGCTACTGATTGTGGTTCCGTGGGTGATAGATTTTCTAGTCCATGACTATGTTATGATGCCCTTTTTGGAGAG ATATGTCCAGAAGGTACCGCTTGCTGCTGAGTTACTTGATGTAAGACGCAGCCAAAAGCTCCAGATGGTTAAAGACCTAAATATTGAGAAGGCAAGATACCGTTTTGAAGTAGAGATTGGTAAATCTCCTCCACTTTCTGATGAGGAGGTCTGGTCAGAGCTGCGGGAAAAAGC GTTAGAGTTGAGAGATGAATGGAGATTAGAAAACCGGAATGCTTTTGCAAATATATGGTCTGATATGGTTTATGGGATTGTGCTATTCCTTCTTATCTGCTTCAACCCGAGCAAA GTTGCGATGCTGAAGTTCACAGGATATAAGTTGCTAAATAACATTTCAGACAGTGGGAAGGCCTTTCTTATTATTCTAGTATCAGACATCCTTCTAGG GTACCATTCAGAGCCAGGTTGGCATACGATGGTAGAGGTTATTCTGGAGCACTATGGGCTTGAAGCTGATCAAGCTGCAGTcacattttttgtttgtttggttcCTGTTGCTTTCGACGTGTTAATAAAGTTTTGG GTATACAAATACCTTCCGAGATTATCACCCAGTGTGGGCAACATTTTGGATGAAATAACGCGGCACTAG
- the LOC120656521 gene encoding chloroplast envelope membrane protein-like isoform X2 yields MIQISIHPKLLTPIHPLHSGVVPSPPSKTESECSVLLTIATFSLLPGSLGFLRYPKEKLSPGLLPCSTSSFPGGDDWASGGPTLCRRRAHPPGAFALVFQVPLGLGTCDRRFMTFMSCCAVSFNSIALRLLVEDMIQRQGTCACKMFTLGSHRKRVRHPVVFAKKRRRPKKWESPWWKPFFSDWNDDEENLAGLKEDDESFEEIGSDQELSENEKFETWRRKAEAIVELREAQQDAMNAEERSWEDWISGGSTSGGGDWGGDVSVLDQITDDPAEILRDKSAIEVFGDSIDEDYDDMLLEDRVFMYASTNSAKFLALLIVVPWVIDFLVHDYVMMPFLERYVQKVPLAAELLDVRRSQKLQMVKDLNIEKARYRFEVEIGKSPPLSDEEVWSELREKALELRDEWRLENRNAFANIWSDMVYGIVLFLLICFNPSKVAMLKFTGYKLLNNISDSGKAFLIILVSDILLGYHSEPGWHTMVEVILEHYGLEADQAAVTFFVCLVPVAFDVLIKFWVYKYLPRLSPSVGNILDEITRH; encoded by the exons ATGATCCAAATATCCATTCATCCCAAACTTCTCACTCCTATCCATCCACTCCACTCCGGCGTCGTCCCTTCGCCGCCGTCCAAAACAGAGAGCGAGTGCTCTGTGCTCCTCACCATCGCcaccttctctctcctccccggCTCCCTCGGATTTCTTCGCTACCCAAAAG AGAAACTCTCTCCCGGTCTCCTCCCTTGCTCGACAtcttccttccctggcggcgacgactgggcgagcggcggcccaaccctttgccggcgacgagcgcatcCTCCAG GTGCATTTGCCCTTGTGTTCCAAGTACCACTGGGGCTAGGAACATGTGATCGCCGTTTCATGACCTTCATGAGCTGTTGTGCGGTCAGCTTTAACAGCATTGCACTCCGGCTTCTTGTCGAGGATATGATCCAGCGCCAGGGTACCTGTGCATGTAAGATGTTCACCCTTGGTTCCCACAGGAAGAGGGTGAGGCACCCGGTGGTCTTCGCGAAGAAGAGGCGGCGGCCCAAGAAGTGGGAAAGTCCATGGTGGAAGCCATTTTTCTCAGATTGGAATGATGATGAGGAGAATTTGGCTGGCTTGAAGGAGGATGACGAATCGTTTGAGGAGATTGGCAGTGACCAAGAGCTGTCGGAGAATGAGAAGTTTGAGACATGGAGGAGGAAAGCTGAGGCTATTGTTGAGCTGCGGGAAGCCCAGCAGGATGCTATGAATGCTGAGGAACGGTCGTGGGAGGATTGGATCAGTGGGGGCAGCACGTCAGGGGGAGGAGACTGGGGCGGGGATGTGAGCGTGTTGGACCAGATAACTGATGATCCTGCAGAGATACTGAGGGATAAGAGCGCCATTGAAGTTTTCGGAGATTCCATTGATGAAGATTATGATGACATGTTGCTTGAAGATCGAGTTTTTATGTATGCCTCAACAAATTCG GCCAAATTTCTGGCGCTACTGATTGTGGTTCCGTGGGTGATAGATTTTCTAGTCCATGACTATGTTATGATGCCCTTTTTGGAGAG ATATGTCCAGAAGGTACCGCTTGCTGCTGAGTTACTTGATGTAAGACGCAGCCAAAAGCTCCAGATGGTTAAAGACCTAAATATTGAGAAGGCAAGATACCGTTTTGAAGTAGAGATTGGTAAATCTCCTCCACTTTCTGATGAGGAGGTCTGGTCAGAGCTGCGGGAAAAAGC GTTAGAGTTGAGAGATGAATGGAGATTAGAAAACCGGAATGCTTTTGCAAATATATGGTCTGATATGGTTTATGGGATTGTGCTATTCCTTCTTATCTGCTTCAACCCGAGCAAA GTTGCGATGCTGAAGTTCACAGGATATAAGTTGCTAAATAACATTTCAGACAGTGGGAAGGCCTTTCTTATTATTCTAGTATCAGACATCCTTCTAGG GTACCATTCAGAGCCAGGTTGGCATACGATGGTAGAGGTTATTCTGGAGCACTATGGGCTTGAAGCTGATCAAGCTGCAGTcacattttttgtttgtttggttcCTGTTGCTTTCGACGTGTTAATAAAGTTTTGG GTATACAAATACCTTCCGAGATTATCACCCAGTGTGGGCAACATTTTGGATGAAATAACGCGGCACTAG
- the LOC120656521 gene encoding chloroplast envelope membrane protein-like isoform X3, with amino-acid sequence MTFMSCCAVSFNSIALRLLVEDMIQRQGTCACKMFTLGSHRKRVRHPVVFAKKRRRPKKWESPWWKPFFSDWNDDEENLAGLKEDDESFEEIGSDQELSENEKFETWRRKAEAIVELREAQQDAMNAEERSWEDWISGGSTSGGGDWGGDVSVLDQITDDPAEILRDKSAIEVFGDSIDEDYDDMLLEDRVFMYASTNSAKFLALLIVVPWVIDFLVHDYVMMPFLERYVQKVPLAAELLDVRRSQKLQMVKDLNIEKARYRFEVEIGKSPPLSDEEVWSELREKALELRDEWRLENRNAFANIWSDMVYGIVLFLLICFNPSKVAMLKFTGYKLLNNISDSGKAFLIILVSDILLGYHSEPGWHTMVEVILEHYGLEADQAAVTFFVCLVPVAFDVLIKFWVYKYLPRLSPSVGNILDEITRH; translated from the exons ATGACCTTCATGAGCTGTTGTGCGGTCAGCTTTAACAGCATTGCACTCCGGCTTCTTGTCGAGGATATGATCCAGCGCCAGGGTACCTGTGCATGTAAGATGTTCACCCTTGGTTCCCACAGGAAGAGGGTGAGGCACCCGGTGGTCTTCGCGAAGAAGAGGCGGCGGCCCAAGAAGTGGGAAAGTCCATGGTGGAAGCCATTTTTCTCAGATTGGAATGATGATGAGGAGAATTTGGCTGGCTTGAAGGAGGATGACGAATCGTTTGAGGAGATTGGCAGTGACCAAGAGCTGTCGGAGAATGAGAAGTTTGAGACATGGAGGAGGAAAGCTGAGGCTATTGTTGAGCTGCGGGAAGCCCAGCAGGATGCTATGAATGCTGAGGAACGGTCGTGGGAGGATTGGATCAGTGGGGGCAGCACGTCAGGGGGAGGAGACTGGGGCGGGGATGTGAGCGTGTTGGACCAGATAACTGATGATCCTGCAGAGATACTGAGGGATAAGAGCGCCATTGAAGTTTTCGGAGATTCCATTGATGAAGATTATGATGACATGTTGCTTGAAGATCGAGTTTTTATGTATGCCTCAACAAATTCG GCCAAATTTCTGGCGCTACTGATTGTGGTTCCGTGGGTGATAGATTTTCTAGTCCATGACTATGTTATGATGCCCTTTTTGGAGAG ATATGTCCAGAAGGTACCGCTTGCTGCTGAGTTACTTGATGTAAGACGCAGCCAAAAGCTCCAGATGGTTAAAGACCTAAATATTGAGAAGGCAAGATACCGTTTTGAAGTAGAGATTGGTAAATCTCCTCCACTTTCTGATGAGGAGGTCTGGTCAGAGCTGCGGGAAAAAGC GTTAGAGTTGAGAGATGAATGGAGATTAGAAAACCGGAATGCTTTTGCAAATATATGGTCTGATATGGTTTATGGGATTGTGCTATTCCTTCTTATCTGCTTCAACCCGAGCAAA GTTGCGATGCTGAAGTTCACAGGATATAAGTTGCTAAATAACATTTCAGACAGTGGGAAGGCCTTTCTTATTATTCTAGTATCAGACATCCTTCTAGG GTACCATTCAGAGCCAGGTTGGCATACGATGGTAGAGGTTATTCTGGAGCACTATGGGCTTGAAGCTGATCAAGCTGCAGTcacattttttgtttgtttggttcCTGTTGCTTTCGACGTGTTAATAAAGTTTTGG GTATACAAATACCTTCCGAGATTATCACCCAGTGTGGGCAACATTTTGGATGAAATAACGCGGCACTAG
- the LOC120656522 gene encoding uncharacterized protein LOC120656522 — translation MSADGYQSIVDGLLARKRLVYSKQQVRNQIGVLKNTHCFYRYLQVHTGFGRNQDGSIDADFDFWITHTEKKSYLKKLQYGPPANLELLDQLWRGIIVYGSGAFVAGDDYGENEGQDVGAANEDEFQATPNSTRSQRSKRSLGSTQSTLSSPVKKNKSPMVKIVKEIAHTFKEYVTINNQVIQKRSTQKEAFSVGRCQQLAFECGVERTVESVYAMSKLFQTEYQREFFCGPLITPELRLSYFNKLCRDNNLE, via the exons ATGAGTGCTGATGGGTACCAATCAATTGTTGATGGCTTGTTGGCTAGAAAGAGGTTGGTCTATAGCAAACAACAGGTGAGGAACCAAATCGGGGTACTGAAAAACACCCACTGTTTCTATCGATACTTGCAAGTGCACACAGGGTTTGGAAGGAATCAAGATGGATCCATTGATGCAgattttgatttttggataacACATACAGAG AAGAAATCATACCTCAAGAAGCTGCAATATGGTCCTCCAGCAAACTTGGAGTTGCTAGACCAACTTTGGAGAGGGATAATAGTTTACGGAAGCGGGGCCTTCGTGGCTGGAGATGACTACGGTGAAAATGAGGGGCAAGATGTAGGGGCTGCAAATGAAGATGAGTTTCAAGCAACACCTAATAGCACAAGGAGCCAGAGGAGCAAGAGGTCATTGGGTAGCACACAAAGCACTTTGTCTAGTCCAGTGAAAAAGAACAAGAGCCCAATGGTCAAGATTGTCAAGGAGATAGCCCATACCTTCAAAGAGTATGTCACAATCAATAATCAGGTGATACAGAAACGTTCAACTCAGAAGGAAGCCTTTTCTGTTGGGAGGTGTCAGCAGCTGGCCTTTGAGTGTGGCGTTGAGAGGACTGTTGAGTCTGTCTATGCTATGTCCAAGCTGTTTCAAACAGAGTACCAAAGGGAGTTTTTCTGTGGCCCATTAATAACACCTGAGCTTCGATTGAGTTACTTCAACAAATTGTGCAGGGACAACAATTTGGAGTAG
- the LOC120656523 gene encoding uncharacterized protein LOC120656523: MPCVLRGSTDAPAKQISAQPPLEIASSLSELQNQDSSAVPWVDDDVEYVGLNDDDPFKTLLSDSSDSECDGDLEYVGLEDDLVVNGSRGCETIIHVTDLENPTKAVGTTFGDGDTFKKAIRQYAIKGKYDITAAYSESTRYRGYCKAARCKWKIHASRVQGGSTWKIKKIPFEHTCHSTGKVEKNSTATNHWVRDRVLNWLAKDPTIGAAALKKRLEEDYHLQLSYYVVWDGRNMALEEMKGKWDDSFEHAFSFKAEVEKTNLGSLVDIEYEQVG, translated from the exons ATGCCTTGTGTGTTGCGGGGAAGCACTGATGCCCCAGCCAAACAAATTAGTGCTCAGCCTCCACTTGAAATTGCATCATCCCTTTCCGAGTTGCAAAATCAAGATAGTAGTGCAGTGCCTTGGGTGGATGATGATGTAGAGTATGTTGGTTTGAATGATGATGATCCTTTTAAAACTTTGCTTTCTGATTCATCTGATTCTGAATGTGATGGTGATTTGGAGTATGTTGGCTTAGAGGATGATTTAGTTGTGAATGGTTCACGAGGTTGTGAGACAATTATCCATGTGACTGACTTAGAGAACCCGACAAAAGCAGTTGGCACTACTTTTGGGGATGGTGATACTTTTAAGAAGGCTATTAGACAATATGCAATAAAAGGTAAATATGATATTACAGCTGCCTATTCTGAGTCGACAAGGTATCGAGGCTATTGCAAAGCTGCACGATGCAAGTGGAAGATACATGCTTCCCGGGTGCAGGGTGGAAGTACATGGAAG ATAAAGAAGATACCATTTGAGCACACTTGTCACAGCACCGGGAAAGTTGAGAAGAATAGCACAGCAACCAATCATTGGGTCAGGGATAGGGTTCTTAATTGGCTTGCAAAGGACCCTACAATTGGAGCTGCAGCATTGAAGAAAAGATTAGAAGAAGATTATCACTTGCAGCTTTCATATTATGTAGTGTGGGATGGTAGAAATATGGCTTTGGAAGAAATGAAAGGCAAGTGGGATGATAGTTTTGAGCATGCTTTCAGTTTCAAGGCTGAGGTGGAGAAGACCAATCTAGGCAGTTTGGTGGACATTGAATATGAGCAAGTTGGGTAG
- the LOC120653641 gene encoding uncharacterized protein LOC120653641, translating to MAMDGGREDGNFAGASSSGAAGASYSGAIPRRTTDSNSGVEVTAKDGRVVKLNGPIEVTWSHGKPYPKPNGAGFLCYYCFKTKKGGGVSRLREHLGGITGNVVECKNVPTHIKNIMADEFASGRIRRKRSTNLRLYVEKEVATERVSGRTSIPLDEEAQIEMAMRESLRDSNSAMQQDNSSSFGKSVCNKVGASYSANQQTTIDRYYKGPGSSSNAPFDVDLARSKAQAQPRVDVMLEGVAKEQLGKAWSKWFHANDIPGRKADCPYFRSAIKLTQQFGEGVPIPRGKEIDGPLLDMNYADMEAHMAAFKDDWKDYGVTVMCDSWTGEYLYLCRSVNATGDTQNSEYLLDMIGTVVGDEIGAKYVVQVVTDNGSNYKKACQDLVTMYPHITWQPCAAHTINLMLKDIGHFPDVEEVVDSAKRICIFLYKHNRLHAMMREKIGRELIRWNATRFGTVFIFLQSFWDRQDKFKQWMVSDDWEKCVWAGKADHDFTYDCLTSKKWWSQMEVVLKAVSPIYSVLRLADQQQKFYSISAFIPKMRESMAEIRGNLSDNTIQKNLQNRVLEKVQGRLDYLANDTLMLAAAALDPKALYTSKLARKPKSRHAVTLAIKKLAGSSSKASAAIDQFTFFSKQGGLFGGAEARKSALNGRCSAADWWDQYGGDCSELQEVARRIVSQCMSSSGCERNWSTFALVHTKLRNRLSYDKLHKLVFVHYNLKLRIQHFVTDMQNLQEMQTNKEHERDSDPCSILIDVTLYDERNPIMDWLCTSRSESAPTLDERDDQRPESPNPSRLVIDELGMSDEEVAAFKKKIGGKRGKKRKGEFEDIFSDYESESDQQGSPVYAESGESSSDDSEGNGDGDAVHASGDANELGEGGSTTHKGAGKDKGIPLRPSSKRMKKRSVKTMY from the exons ATGGCAATGGATGGGGGAAGGGAAGATGGCAATTTCGCTGGTGCATCCTCCAGTGGTGCCGCCGGCGCATCATACAGTGGTGCCATTCCTAGGCGAACAACGGACAGTAACAGTGGAGTGGAGGTGACTGCAAAAGATG GGAGAGTGGTGAAGTTAAATGGACCAATTGAGGTCACATGGAGCCATGGCAAGCCTTACCCCAAACCTAATGGGGCTGGATTTCTGTGCTACTATtgttttaaaacaaaaaagggTGGTGGTGTATCTCGTCTAAGGGAGCATCTTGGTGGAATAACTGGGAATGTAGTGGAGTGTAAAAATGTGCCAACGCATATTAAGAATATAATGGCAGATGAATTTGCATCAGGAAGAATAAGAAGGAAGAGAAGTACTAATCTTCGTCTCTATGTTGAAAAGGAGGTGGCAACAGAAAGGGTATCTGGTAGGACAAGCATCCCTCTTGATGAAGAAGCACAGATTGAGATGGCAATGAGAGAGTCTCTAAGGGATTCTAATTCCGCCATGCAGCAAGATAATTCTTCATCTTTTGGCAAGTCTGTTTGTAACAAGGTTGGTGCAAGTTATTCAGCTAATCAGCAAACTACGATTGATAGATACTATAAAGGTCCTGGAAGTTCTTCCAATGCTCCTTTTGATGTCGATTTGGCTCGCAGTAAGGCCCAAGCACAACCTCGGGTGGATGTTATGCTAGAGGGGGTTGCCAAAGAGCAGCTTGGGAAAGCTTGGTCAAAATGGTTTCATGCTAATGATATTCCCGGAAGAAAAGCGGACTGCCCATACTTCCGCTCAGCAATTAAGTTAACCCAACAATTTGGTGAAGGAGTGCCAATTCCACGTGGGAAAGAAATAGATGGTCCCTTGCTGGATATGAATTATGCTGACATGGAGGCTCACATGGCTGCCTTCAAGGATGATTGGAAAGATTATGGGGTTACTGtcatgtgtgattcatggacaGGTGAATACTTGTACCTTTGTAG GTCTGTAAATGCAACCGGTGATACTCAAAATTCAGAATATCTTCTTGACATGATTGGTACAGTGGTTGGTGACGAGATTGGAGCCAAATATGTTGTTCAAGTTGTCACAGATAATGGTTCTAATTATAAGAAAGCATGTCAAGACTTGGTTACCATGTATCCACATATTACTTGGCAACCATGTGCTGCCCATACCATCAACTTGATGTTAAAGGACATAGGGCACTTTCCTGATGTTGAGGAAGTAGTGGATAGTGCAAAGCGAATTTGCATATTCTTATATAAGCATAATAG GCTGCATGCTATGATGAGAGAAAAGATAGGGAGGGAGCTGATTCGGTGGAATGCCACTAGATTTGGCACTGTTTTCATTTTTCTCCAGAGTTTTTGGGATAGACAAGATAAGTTCAAGCAATGGATGGTATCTGATGACTGGGAGAAATGTGTGTGGGCTGGTAAGGCTGACCATGATTTCACATATGATTGTTTGACCAGCAAAAAATGGTGGAGTCAAATGGAAGTGGTGTTAAAAGCTGTCTCCCCAATCTATTCTGTACTTCGTTTAGCTGATCAGCAACAGAAGTTCTATTCTATATCTGCATTCATTCCAAAAATGAGGGAATCTATGGCAGAAATACGTGGCAATTTAAGTGATAATACCATCCAAAAAAATCTACAGAATAGGGTGTTGGAAAAAGTCCAAGGAAGACTTGATTATCTTGCCAATGATACACTTATGCTTGCAG CTGCCGCACTTGATCCTAAAGCACTGTACACTTCCAAGCTTGCAAGGAAACCAAAGTCCAGACATGCTGTCACATTGGCCATCAAGAAGCTTGCAGGCTCATCTTCAAAGGCTTCTGCTGCAATCGATCAATTTACTTTCTTCTCAAAACAGGGAGGGTTATTTGGAGGAGCGGAGGCTCGAAAATCGGCTCTTAATGGCCGGTGTAGTGCAG CTGATTGGTGGGATCAATATGGTGGAGACTGTAGTGAACTACAAGAGGTTGCAAGGCGTATTGTCTCACAATGCATGTCCTCTAGTGGGTGTGAGCGCAATTGGAGCACATTTGCCTTGGTGCACACCAAATTGAGGAACCGGTTAAGTTACGATAAGCTTCACAAGTTGGTTTTTGTACATTATAATTTGAAGTTGCGTATCCAACATTTCGTAACTGACATGCAAAACCTTCAAGAAATGCAAACCAACAAGGAGCATGAAAGAGATTCTGATCCTTGTAGCATCCTAATAGATGTGACTTTGTATGATGAAAGGAACCCGATCATGGATTGGTTGTGCACCTCTAGGAGTGAGTCCGCGCCGACTCTAGATGAACGTGATGACCAGAGGCCCGAATCCCCTAATCCTAGCAGACTTGTTATAGATGAGTTAGGGATGAGTGATGAAGAGGTGGCTGCATTTAAAAAGAAGATTGGTGGGAAACGGGGTAAGAAAAGGAAGGGAGAATTTGAAGATATTTTCTCTGATTATGAATCAGAATCGGATCAGCAAGGTAGCCCTGTTTATGCTGAGTCAGGGGAGAGTAGTTCTGATGACAGTGAAGGCAATG GTGATGGTGATGCTGTTCATGCTTCCGGTGATGCAAATGAACTTGGAGAGGGAGGCTCGACAACTCACAAAGGAG CTGGTAAGGATAAGGGAATCCCTCTCCGTCCGAGCTCGAAAAGGATGAAGAAACGTTCTGTCAAGACCATGTACTGA